One window of Sphingobacteriales bacterium genomic DNA carries:
- a CDS encoding DUF2380 domain-containing protein, which yields MVFKSCLTKQFIKRLIPPTFTNPAESMPPSEPLPTNCDKRDYIGSVEYYDNTPEAYHHEEGRINLLPGMNLRHEYSLRDHLGNTRICFTDSDNDGDPEILQQTTYYPFGLPIEELSETFDGVGNNYQYNGIELIEDFGLHVNHAQFRTLDPQTGRWWQTDPMAELAPEWSPYRFSFNNPILNTDPLGLFETRKEAKAYRKEHEMSGKINKSWEDGKKVFSIESQTRIMQTGEDGSRETLNINASTYRWSESGEVVTAKEITPNSNTWQPFTGSSGAIEQDYTLEGLAMPLGKLFGGSRLFKTGGNFADEAAKGSTSLFKSFTKSNFRHNLGQLTGNIPANSHAHHVFPQKFANQFSKAGINIHDPKFGVWWQTSSHLKNASGYNEVWKQFFKNNPTQSQILDKGRQLMQQYGIPVNF from the coding sequence ATGGTATTCAAGAGTTGTCTGACAAAACAATTTATCAAACGCCTGATACCGCCCACGTTCACCAATCCCGCCGAAAGCATGCCTCCATCTGAACCCCTGCCGACCAACTGCGACAAACGCGATTATATAGGTTCGGTAGAATACTACGACAACACCCCCGAAGCCTACCACCACGAAGAAGGACGCATCAACCTGCTGCCCGGCATGAACCTCCGCCACGAATACTCCCTGCGCGACCACTTGGGCAACACCCGCATCTGTTTCACCGACTCCGACAACGACGGAGACCCCGAAATCCTGCAACAAACAACTTACTACCCTTTCGGCCTGCCCATAGAAGAACTATCCGAAACTTTTGACGGGGTTGGGAACAACTACCAATACAACGGCATTGAGCTAATAGAAGATTTCGGGCTTCACGTCAATCACGCACAGTTTAGAACCCTTGACCCTCAAACGGGGCGGTGGTGGCAGACAGACCCGATGGCAGAACTTGCTCCCGAATGGTCACCTTACAGGTTCTCCTTCAATAATCCGATACTCAATACAGACCCTTTAGGATTATTTGAAACCCGCAAGGAAGCGAAAGCATATCGCAAGGAACACGAAATGTCGGGCAAGATAAATAAGAGTTGGGAGGATGGCAAGAAAGTTTTCTCCATAGAATCGCAAACTCGGATAATGCAGACGGGAGAGGATGGTTCTAGGGAAACGCTAAACATAAATGCCTCGACTTACAGATGGTCGGAAAGCGGGGAAGTCGTAACGGCAAAGGAAATTACCCCAAATTCAAATACATGGCAACCCTTTACCGGGTCAAGCGGAGCAATAGAGCAAGACTATACGCTTGAAGGATTAGCTATGCCGTTAGGAAAATTGTTCGGCGGGTCAAGACTTTTCAAAACGGGTGGCAACTTTGCGGATGAAGCCGCTAAGGGCAGTACTTCACTTTTCAAGTCTTTTACAAAGAGTAATTTCAGGCATAACTTAGGGCAATTGACAGGAAACATACCTGCCAACTCGCATGCTCATCACGTTTTTCCACAAAAGTTTGCTAATCAATTTTCTAAAGCCGGCATAAATATTCATGACCCAAAATTTGGGGTGTGGTGGCAAACGTCAAGTCATTTAAAAAACGCTTCGGGTTACAATGAGGTTTGGAAACAATTTTTCAAAAACAATCCAACTCAATCTCAAATATTGGACAAAGGGCGACAATTAATGCAACAATATGGTATACCCGTAAATTTTTAA